One Helicoverpa zea isolate HzStark_Cry1AcR chromosome 11, ilHelZeax1.1, whole genome shotgun sequence genomic window carries:
- the LOC124634730 gene encoding uncharacterized protein LOC124634730 has product MIRCINCGLNIFRMRRYSLETETEDIRRLIQQQNAITDIPRDSVVCHACWLLLHQSIEAPGPLTHTVGHRNVCVHCGRSLYRSRAHTLSSNTEREVRIRAVVAERILPRSLRTSDRICHPCWQRCDSLAEHYTEPSTSSAVPPLPSTSSAVPPLPSTSEESIADIPGTSSEQVTQHVQIESSPSLPQEVSTIVLSQYGRASDSQARCFFPGCHHAERLVVPLSIRIRLFVDFKFYVPADCRICNYHLRGNLWHQLNEIEVNHTFTEAYIYDFVSLLSKETSIDFENIDMMDNHLVHYWFGISKEQFRTLLAEVTRLSQMHRGSTALAALLLKLRNGDSNERIASLFQMPRSTLENLMSKARELLQQDFVPMHLGLSHMTRAEIANRNLLIPNGLFGGINENGERLPIVIVDGTYIYCQKSSNYKYQKDTYSLHKYRNLVKPFMFVCCDGYILEVLGPYPATTSDGDIMQNEFINESQPLRQYFRHGDVFILDRGFRDAVSVLENSNYSVHMPLSLEENETQLSTLAANRSRTVTMCRWVVETVNGIFKEQFKIFRHEFFNRASSHLMVDFSIAAALINRFHCRYTDRTDAAQILEIINQKMYQNNVLADFINNNNYNRRRAHFTNINVDSQNISNFPQLTQEDLILIACGTYQIKQARSYYGEHIRYNGSYTIEVCREAHLSNLRDELSLSQNHWLLRGKIQSRHISRKIYYVYIIINNNVSGREAVEHYCCNCIVGRRTVGCCAHTMTILWYLGWARHETNITPPAQFLDDLLIKYDDILFDE; this is encoded by the exons ATGATCCGCTGCATCAATTGTGGTTTAAATATCTTTCGGATGCGTCGATACTCGTTAGAAACTGAGACTGAAGACATTCGGCGATTGATCCAGCAACAAAATGCTATTACCGAT ataccGAGGGATAGCGTTGTGTGTCATGCTTGTTGGTTGCTACTACATCAATCAATTGAAGCACCAGGACCACTTACACATACTGTAGGGCATAGGAACGTATGTGTACACTGTGGGAGGTCTTTGTATCGGTCAAGAGCCCATACATTATCAAGCAATACTGAAAGAGAAGTACGCATAAGGGCTGTTGTTGCAGAGAGGATTTTGCCACGCTCA CTACGTACATCTGATCGGATTTGTCACCCTTGTTGGCAGAGGTGTGATAGTTTGGCTGAACATTACACTGAACCATCCACATCATCTGCAGTTCCACCTCTACCATCCACATCATCTGCAGTTCCACCTCTACCATCCACATCTGAAGAATCTATTGCTGATATTCCGGGTACATCATCTGAGCAAGTAACACAACATGTTCAAATTGAATCTTCTCCATCCCTCCCTCAAGAAGTATCAACAATTGTTTTATCTCAGTATGGGAGAGCATCAGACTCGCAGGCCCGCTGTTTTTTTCCTGGTTGTCACCATGCTGAAAGACTTGTAGTGCCATTATCTATAAGAATAAGACtttttgtagattttaaatTCTATGTTCCAGCTGACTGTCGCATCTGCAATTATCATTTAAGAGGTAATTTATGGCAccaattaaatgaaattgaagTGAACCATACCTTTACAGAGGCATATATATATGATTTTGTGTCATTATTAAGTAAAGAGACAtcaattgattttgaaaatattgacatGATGGATAATCATTTAGTACATTATTGGTTTGGTATAAGCAAAGAGCAGTTCCGTACATTGTTGGCAGAAGTCACTAGGTTATCTCAAATGCATAGAGGGTCTACTGCTCTAGCTgcattattattgaaattaagaaATGGAGACTCTAATGAGCGAATTGCCAGTTTATTCCAAATGCCTCGCAGTACTTTGGAGAATTTAATGTCCAAAGCAAGAGAGTTGCTTCAACAAGATTTTGTGCCAATGCATTTAGGGTTAAGCCATATGACGAGGGCAGAGATTGCTAATAGAAATCTTTTAATCCCTAATGGTCTTTTTGGAGGTATTAATGAGAATGGGGAGAGATTACCAATTGTCATTGTTGATGGTACTTATATATATTGCCAGAAAAGCTCAAATTATAAGTATCAAAAGGATACATACTCTCTACATAAGTATAGGAACCTTGTGAAACCAtttatgtttgtgtgttgtgatgGGTATATTTTAGAGGTTCTTGGCCCCTATCCAGCAACTACATCAGATGGTGACATTATGCAAAATGAATTTATAAATGAGTCTCAACCGCTAAGGCAGTATTTTCGACATGGTGATGTTTTTATTCTGGATAGGGGTTTTAGAGATGCAGTATCAGTTCTAGAAAATAGTAACTATAGTGTTCATATGCCACTTTCATTAGAAGAGAATGAAACACAGTTGTCAACGTTAGCAGCAAATAGATCAAGGACAGTAACCATGTGCCGTTGGGTAGTGGAAACAGTAAATGGTATATTTAaagaacaatttaaaatattccgcCATGAATTTTTTAATAGAGCATCATCTCATTTGATGGTAGATTTTTCTATTGCTGCTGCATTGATAAACCGGTTTCATTGTCGTTATACAGACAGAACTGATGCAGCACAGATTCtagaaataattaatcaaaaaatgtaccaaaataatgttttagctgattttataaataataataattacaatagaaGGAGAGCACATTTCACAAACATAAATGTTGATTCACAAAATATAAGTAACTTCCCTCAACTCACACAGGAAGACTTGATATTAATTGCTTGTGGTACTTATCAGATAAAACAAGCACGGTCTTATTATGGCGAACATATTCGATACAATGGTTCCTATACTATTGAAGTGTGTAGAGAGGCTCATCTTAGCAACCTGCGGGATGAATTGTCACTCTCCCAAAATCACTGGCTTCTCAGAGGCAAAATTCAAAGCAGACATATAAgtcgaaaaatatattatgtttatatcaTAATTAACAATAATGTAAGTGGGAGAGAGGCAGTTGAACACTACTGTTGTAATTGCATAGTTGGACGAAGAACCGTAGGTTGCTGTGCCCATACAATGACAATATTATGGTACCTTGGCTGGGCAAGGCATGAAACAAATATAACCCCTCCAGCCCAGTTTTTAGAcgatttattaattaagtatgacGATATACTATTTgatgaataa